In Shewanella psychrotolerans, the genomic stretch TGACCCTGTTAAAACATATGACACTGTCACATTAAGCGAAGTAGATAGCTATAACTACCCAAATCGAGCAGGAGCGGCAAGTTTAATTGCTGTTGATAGTAACTCGACTAAAGCGTGGTTCACGTACTCTGGGAAAATGTTCCTAGATGGCGTTGAATATTATGGTCACCCTACCAGTGATATCTCCTTTTTTTACGAGGAAGGAGGGAAAATGTATATCGCGTCTAGGGAGCAAGGCACATCGGGACAATTAAATAGATACCGTTTGCAAGCTTTCTCCATTGATAGGGCAAATAGAATATTCATACTAGAAGAAACGTACTCTTTACCTTCTGCCCGAACATCTGTTGGTAATTCCAATTACCTTTATCAGCATGAATTCACGACAACTAGCACAGTAAGTGAGGTGATTGATGTTGTGGGTTTTGCGGTTAATCAAAGGCTTTATAATACTGATAACGGTTATGGTGCGATTGCTACGGCTCACGAAGGTCTCAACTATTATGTGAGGATTAAGTAATGACTTTACTATTCCAAAATCAAACAGAATCAAAAGAAAAAACAGCAATAGATATTCTTATAACCTCAGTCACTGGCGCTTTGATGCACTCAAGAGATTTTACCAAAATCACCTGTTATGAGCTGACGAATTTAACTATTTCGGGCACCGTGGCTGTGCCGGATAGAGCGTTTTCGATGCCTATTCGTCGCAGTGATGGAAAACTAACCCTGTTCGGTGTCAGCGTAGTAGACGGTAAGTTTGAAGCCAGGCTGAACTTCCCCACTTCAGGGCAATACAGATATACCGATGAAGAAGCCAATATCGATTTGCCACCCAATACCTTTACTATTTTGCCTGTAAAAATTGATGTGCTGCGGAAGGTCGCTTAGGAGCCAATGACATGAGCCAAATTGCGTTAGATGGTGAACTCATCAATTTGAAAAGCTGCAAGGTTGAGCTATCGATGCAACTGGCTGATTTGGACATGTCAGGGCAAACATCAAGTACGGCAAGCAGCGAACAGGGAGACAAGGCCAAAGAGCTTAAAGTAACTGGCTTGATCCCATTTACAGACAGAGCTCAATTATCGCGTTTGTTTGAATTAGCCCTCGCCAAAGATGAGGCTGGTAATCGAGTTATTAGGCGTATTGGCTCAGACTTAGCCCGCACAGTAAAAATAAGACAGGTGAGGTTTTTTGGTCAGATAACAGCACCTGAGCACTCAACATTGATGGCGTGGAATGTCAGCTTTAACTTGCGTGAGTATTTGAGTATTCCAGAAGTTGCCGAGCAGCGCCAAGTACAAACTGCCGCCGCTGTTGGGCAGAGTACAGAGCAAACCGCTAGCGTTATCCCTACAGCCGCTATCGCTAAAGCTCCTCCGCAAGTGGAAGTGTCATCAATGGAGAAATTTTTAACGGGTATCGACAATATTATCGGTGAACCAGCATGAAACTAACCAAACGTTTAACGGTTGGCACGGACATATTAGCAACAACCAATCACCGTGTTGTGCTGGAGTTATCATCGGCTGGCCGAGGCGCATTTGAAGTGCAAGGCGAGGTAAAACGCGGTCAAATTGCTGCATTTGATATTGGTTATAATAACCAGCTAAAACGCTATTTTAGTGGTTATGTCACTAAGGTTACTCCGAGCAGTATGGGCATGAACCGCATCGTGATCCGCGAGCTGTCGAGTATATTGGCAGAGCGTTGGCCGATAAACATTAGACACGCTACCTTTCGCCAGGTGATCAAACAACTAGCCATCGATACCGGCTTAAGTTTTGTGCTCCCAGATAATGCTAATTATCTCGATGTTAAAGTGCCTAACTTCACTAGCCAAGGAACAGGCTATCAGTTATTGGCAAGCCTTGGCGCAGCATTTAGCATTAAAGATTGCGTATGGTACCAACAAGTCGATGGCCAAATCTTTATTGGCAGCTATCAAGATAGCCGTTGGCCGTCAAAACCGTTAGAGATTGACCAAAGTTTCAGCCAAAAGCAGTTTGGTAACAGTTGGCAACTCGTGGCGATGCCAGCCATGCGCCCAGGTGCAATAGTGAATGGTAACCGAGTGAAACAAGTCGAATTGGCTGGTGACACCATGACATTAACGTGGGTTGCCACCACCGCCGACGAACAAAGCGAAAAGCGTCGTATCACCAACATATTCCCTGAATTGTCAGCCGCCTATCATTTGCCAGTGTGGGGCAAAGTAACAGCTTTACCAGAACTGCCAGCTGAAGACGGAGAACGCGCAAGTAATCCTTTCTATCCACGTTACGCCGTTGATGTGCAGCTGCTAGACGAAGACGGTAACGAAACTGAATCACCCGCATTAGAAGCCGTACCATTACCACTACCAGGTGCAGGCCATTTAGCTGGCAGGTTAGAACCTCCCTCGATTGGCGCCATTGTTGAAATCGGCTTTGCGTACGGCAGACCCGACAAACCCTTTGTGCGTTGTGTACTCCCGTTCGGCTGGGATTTGCCAGCAATCAAAGAGGGCGAAACACGCACTCAAGTGCGCGAAGGGGTTTATCAACACATTGATGAGCAGGGCAACACAGCAAGAGTTACAGATAAAGACGATTCAATTGAATGCCTGAACCAGCGCATTAAAGTGTTGGAAGACCAATTAACAGAAGTGTTAGGCAAAATGACCATACTCATTACTAAAGACCTAAGCATAAAAGCCAAAAACATCACCGAAGATGCTGACACCATCAAACTAAACGGTGGGTCAGCAGTGGTGACTTGCGCCCACATATGCCACTTCACTGGTGGACCACATGGTGATGGTTCATCAACCGTAACCGCAGGCAAATAACATGGCATTAAGCAAAGCATCATTAAAAAGTAAGATAGTCGCCAACCTACAAGCGCAAGGATTCACTACCACAGGGCAACACGCTTACGCCGCAAAGATGGCCGAAGCCATAGCCAACGCCGTCATAGACGAGATAACCAGCAATGGCCAAGTCGTTGTAACAAGCGGTAGTTCGTCCGGTACGTATAAGATCACTTAACCCAAGCATAAACAACCAAGCCCAGCCCAAGCGCTGGGTTTTTTATTAACTGCAGTATAGCCAAATCTATCTTTACTCGATAAGCCAACTTAAGCCACCAAATAACTCACACGAGTTTCAACCACGTAAATCAGCCTCACACAGAATCCGCGCCACGAAAACCGCACTCTTCCTCACCCTCCTGCGCGCTTTATACCTTAATTTTTTTTCAGTTTTAGATTATTGCAGTTCATAGGCGCAACCAGCGCCACGTCTAGGGCTTTTGTGAGATCGAAGATCTGAAAAGATCGAAGTTTTTTTCAGTGTTTTACAGTTCCATAAAGGAGCTGTGAGAGCATACGGAACCACCAAAGCCGCATGATTGCTGGGTTTTGTCTCGTTTACGTGAGGTTTTCATGCGCTGCGTAGTAATTATGGGTAATGATCGAAATGATTTAAAACAGTGAGTTACGCCAAAATAAAACTGAAATGAAATTTAAATGATTTACTTGCGAAACAACAAAGCGACAAGTGACTAGTTGTGGTCAAAAATCTTAGTTGTGTGGGCAAATTGTGGACATAGGTATCAAAATTAAGGTTAAGTAATTACTTAATTAGGTTGTGTTCGTCAGATACAAAAAAGCCGCTAAACCCGTCTGGTAGGGGTTTAGCGGCCTTTTGAAGGTTATTGCTAACCTTGGTTTTGTTGGTGGAGGCGGCGGGGCTCGAACCCGCGTCCAAAAAGCCTACATCCTCGGCGCTACATGCTTAGTCTCTCTTTTGGTTAACCAAGTACACTCCGAAAGACAGGATTGCAATTGGCGAGTTCAGTACTGTTTCGCGGTTCACCCCTGAACGTGGTTCCCTCGCTATCAAATGTAAAGGTGACCATCTTATTACTCTGCCCATTTGAGAAACGTGAGCAAGATGGCTAGCTAGCCTAAGCTGCTAGAGCGTAGTTATCGTCGTTTGCAACTATAACTGTGCGGCTTTTTACGAGGCCAACCGCCCCTCGGCATGCTCCTAGGGTTTCGTGAATCTTGTCGAATCCAGAATCGCCCCCAGTACAATGTGATTGTAACTCGTGAAATCCTTTAACACCAAGGATAAATCATGTTGTTACAATTGATTGTTCGTTATCCGACCATTTTACCTATTTAAACAGCAAGTTTATGTCTATTACTGTTGAACGGCTTTCTTCATGGTACGAGATTTTTCAATCTTCCACTCGCGCTCTTTGGTATCGTCGCGCTTATCGTGTTCTTTCTTACCTTTACCCAAACCGATCTCAATTTTAACCCAAGCGCCTTTGCGCCAGTACATTGAGATGGGCACAATAGAGTAACCTTGACGGTCGACCAAGCCTTGCAGCTTGTCGAGCTCTTTGCGATTAAGCAGCAGCTTTCTGTCGCGCATAGGGTCACACACTACATGGGTCGATGCGGTGTTGAGCGGTGTGATAGTACAACCAAATAGATAAGCTTCACCGTTACGCAAGAACACATAGCTCTCAGACAGGTTAACTTTACCGACTCGGATCGATTTCACTTCCCATCCCATGAGGGATAACCCAGCTTCGAATTTATCTTCAAATTTATAATCGAAGGTGGCACGTTTATTACGCGCTATCGTCGCTGGTGGGTTCTTTGATTTTTTTGCATTTTTCTTAGCCATAGGCGAGCTATTATACGCGCGGTTAACCAATTTGGAATTGGCTAGCGACATTATTTCGCTTTTTTGTGGCGTTTAGTTGTCGATTTGATGCTTTTTTATTCATGGTTGAGGTTCGGGGCTTAAAGGTGACCCGTTGGGTTGGGCATGTTAAAATCCCTCAATAGAGTCTTAGATTATTCTCACAGCGATTTAGGTTAAACAAACAGATGCCACAAATATCACGCAGTGTGTTAGTTCGTTTTAGTGCGATGCAAATGTATGAACTTGTTAATGATGTCGAGTCTTATAAAGAATTCTTACCCGGTTGTGTCGGTGGCAAAGTGCTTGAGTTTGATGGCAAGACCATGCTGGCTTCTGTGGATGTATCCAAAGCGGGCATTAGCAAAACATTTACCACTCGTAATCAGGTTGTTCCAGGAAAGTGTATTGAGCTTGAGCTTGAAAATGGTCCCTTTAAACATCTCCATGGGCGATGGATATTTACGGAGTTGACCGAAGATGCCTGTAAAGTTGATTTTGAACTTAACTTTGAGTTTTCAAGTGCTTTAGTCGAAATGGCCTTTGGAAAGGTGTTTAAAGAGTTGATGTCTTCTATGGTATCGGCATTTACTAGCCGCGCAAAAGTTATCTATCAATCTTAGTTTGTGTAGGGAAGCGATATCGTCATGATTGAACAAGAACATTTTACCGTTGAAGTGATTTATGCTTTGCCTACTCAGCAAAAACGAATTTCGGTAACGGTTGAACCAGGGACGACCTGTATTGAAGCGGTGAAGCAAAGTGAGATGAATCGTTTTTTCCCTGAGATCGATCTGGATAATATTAAACTTGGCATTTTTAGTCGTGCAGTAAAGCATGATGAGGTGTTACAACCAGGTCAAAGGGTTGAGATTTATCGTCCGTTAATTGCCGATCCTAAAGATGTTCGTCGTAAACGGGCTGAAAAGGCCAAAGATGAAGGACGTGCCAATAAAACTACGGGTGGTCGAGTAAGTTAATCTTAATACTCTTTACATTGTCATGGGAACGACCGTAGCGAGCTTAAAACCTAGAGCTTGATTAATCAGTTCTGAGTGTTGAAAATTTTGATAATAAAAAGGCTGAAGTTTACACTTCAGCCTTTTTATTTGTTTTTTATTGAGTTATTCGAACTCTTGTGTCTTTTTCTCTTCAACCAGTGGCTTAGTATCCGGACGTACCTCTGGATTGAGCGGGACTACGTCACCTTTCTCATTCGCTATGGTACCTAGTTCTGGCAAACTACTTTGGTCGAGTGGGGTGTTAAATTCTGCTGATAGTTCGTAGTCACCATCCACTTTAGTCAGCTTATCACTATTAAAGTGCAGGATTAGCTCTTTGTGAATAATGCTAGCATCGCGGCCACTTTTATAGTGATAGATATAGTACCAAGTATTGTCGGCAAAACTGTCTCGTAATACAGGACGGCCTAAGATGTATTCGACCTGTTCTTTGGTCATTTCAACGCGGAGTTTTTCAACTTGCTGCGTTTCCATGTAGTTGCCTTGTGGTATATCAGGCTTGTAAATAAGCCAATCAAAAACACTACAAGCACTAAGTGAAAGCGAAAGCGCAGCCGCGCCTAATAGAGTAATACTATGTTTTTTTATGCTCATTGAATGCGCTACTTCCCTAAAAATCTGTCGGCCATAATACCCAAGCGATCCCTATGCTGACAAGCGCTATCGTGATTTTATCGGCAGAGCCGTGCGTTAATCGCAATATAGAGGGCAAAAAGATAAATGGTGGTTGAATTGATATTGTGCGTATTGAGACAGGGAAAAAGCAAAGAAGGTTCCATCAGGTAAATGATTAATCGGTAGTGATTT encodes the following:
- a CDS encoding DNA-binding protein; the encoded protein is MSQIALDGELINLKSCKVELSMQLADLDMSGQTSSTASSEQGDKAKELKVTGLIPFTDRAQLSRLFELALAKDEAGNRVIRRIGSDLARTVKIRQVRFFGQITAPEHSTLMAWNVSFNLREYLSIPEVAEQRQVQTAAAVGQSTEQTASVIPTAAIAKAPPQVEVSSMEKFLTGIDNIIGEPA
- the smpB gene encoding SsrA-binding protein SmpB — translated: MAKKNAKKSKNPPATIARNKRATFDYKFEDKFEAGLSLMGWEVKSIRVGKVNLSESYVFLRNGEAYLFGCTITPLNTASTHVVCDPMRDRKLLLNRKELDKLQGLVDRQGYSIVPISMYWRKGAWVKIEIGLGKGKKEHDKRDDTKEREWKIEKSRTMKKAVQQ
- a CDS encoding SRPBCC family protein encodes the protein MPQISRSVLVRFSAMQMYELVNDVESYKEFLPGCVGGKVLEFDGKTMLASVDVSKAGISKTFTTRNQVVPGKCIELELENGPFKHLHGRWIFTELTEDACKVDFELNFEFSSALVEMAFGKVFKELMSSMVSAFTSRAKVIYQS
- a CDS encoding RnfH family protein; this translates as MIEQEHFTVEVIYALPTQQKRISVTVEPGTTCIEAVKQSEMNRFFPEIDLDNIKLGIFSRAVKHDEVLQPGQRVEIYRPLIADPKDVRRKRAEKAKDEGRANKTTGGRVS
- a CDS encoding outer membrane protein assembly factor BamE → MSIKKHSITLLGAAALSLSLSACSVFDWLIYKPDIPQGNYMETQQVEKLRVEMTKEQVEYILGRPVLRDSFADNTWYYIYHYKSGRDASIIHKELILHFNSDKLTKVDGDYELSAEFNTPLDQSSLPELGTIANEKGDVVPLNPEVRPDTKPLVEEKKTQEFE